From the Flavimarina sp. Hel_I_48 genome, one window contains:
- the gldA gene encoding gliding motility-associated ABC transporter ATP-binding subunit GldA codes for MSITVSEVSKSYGTQQALQAISFTIKKGEITGFLGPNGAGKSTMMKILTGYISPTSGIVKVNGYDMATSKKKVQQSVGYLPENNPLYLDMYVREYLKFNAGLHHLKNPKIDELIERTGLLPEAHKKIQSLSKGYRQRVGLAAALLHDPEVLILDEPTTGLDPNQLVDIRELIKTIGKEKTVLLSTHIMQEVEAICDRAIIIDHGIIVADKRLAELQDEKEQLLVVEFDYRVEEVALQQLHKVIAIKNTTRFCYEILFDTKRDMRPAVFDFAHDNGLKILQLNKKNTNLESLFQDLTKNN; via the coding sequence ATGTCTATAACCGTATCTGAAGTGTCTAAAAGCTACGGCACACAACAGGCACTTCAAGCTATAAGTTTCACTATAAAAAAAGGGGAAATAACTGGTTTTTTGGGTCCTAATGGTGCTGGCAAAAGCACGATGATGAAAATACTTACGGGATACATTTCCCCTACTTCGGGAATTGTCAAGGTAAACGGTTATGACATGGCTACTTCAAAAAAAAAGGTTCAGCAAAGCGTGGGCTATCTTCCCGAAAACAACCCCCTGTATCTGGATATGTACGTACGCGAGTACCTAAAGTTCAACGCGGGGCTGCATCATTTGAAAAATCCTAAAATTGACGAACTTATTGAGCGCACCGGCCTCCTGCCCGAAGCGCATAAAAAAATACAATCCCTCAGCAAGGGCTATCGCCAGCGTGTGGGCCTTGCCGCTGCCCTATTGCACGATCCGGAAGTGCTTATTCTCGATGAACCCACAACGGGGCTGGACCCCAATCAACTTGTAGATATCCGCGAACTCATAAAGACCATTGGAAAAGAAAAAACGGTGCTGCTGTCAACCCATATCATGCAAGAAGTGGAAGCCATTTGTGATCGCGCCATAATTATAGACCACGGGATTATAGTTGCAGACAAACGCCTTGCGGAACTTCAGGATGAAAAAGAACAATTGCTCGTTGTAGAATTTGATTACCGCGTGGAAGAAGTGGCCCTGCAGCAGCTTCATAAAGTGATAGCAATTAAAAACACTACCCGGTTTTGCTATGAAATTCTTTTTGATACTAAAAGGGACATGCGGCCGGCGGTGTTTGATTTTGCCCACGACAATGGCCTGAAAATACTTCAGCTGAATAAAAAAAATACCAACTTAGAATCACTTTTTCAAGATCTTACAAAAAACAACTAA
- a CDS encoding prephenate dehydratase, producing MKHIVAIQGIKGSFHHQVAQDFFSEDVAVLECRSFQDVVNSLLAGTSTDAVMAIENSIAGSIIPNYALIDEYDLNIEGEYYLPISQNLMVLPGQKLEDLKEVWSHPMAILQCREFFKGKEHIRLIEDDDTAGAAKRVMDEKAINVGAIASKIAANIYGLEIIAPDMQTIKDNATRFFILNTNGRSNTETPDKASVKFLTDHKRGSLAAVLNVMSDCRLNLTKIQSLPVIETPWIYSFFVDVTFKDYRHFEKAKKLLGIMAKKFEVLGEYKNMKK from the coding sequence TTGAAACATATAGTAGCAATACAAGGTATAAAAGGCTCCTTTCACCATCAGGTGGCACAGGATTTTTTTAGTGAAGATGTCGCCGTACTTGAGTGCCGCTCCTTTCAGGATGTGGTGAACAGCTTACTGGCGGGTACCAGTACAGACGCGGTGATGGCCATTGAAAACAGTATTGCGGGAAGCATCATTCCCAACTATGCGCTTATTGATGAATATGACCTCAATATTGAAGGTGAATATTATTTACCCATAAGCCAAAACCTTATGGTACTTCCGGGTCAAAAGCTGGAAGATCTCAAAGAAGTCTGGTCCCATCCCATGGCTATATTACAATGTCGGGAATTTTTTAAGGGAAAAGAGCATATCAGGCTTATTGAAGATGATGATACCGCTGGTGCGGCCAAACGGGTTATGGATGAAAAGGCCATTAATGTAGGGGCTATCGCCAGTAAAATTGCGGCAAATATCTATGGTCTTGAAATCATAGCGCCAGATATGCAAACGATAAAAGATAACGCTACCCGTTTTTTTATTTTGAACACCAATGGCCGGAGCAATACGGAAACGCCGGACAAAGCTTCCGTAAAATTTCTTACGGACCATAAAAGGGGAAGTCTAGCCGCGGTGCTCAATGTCATGAGCGATTGCAGGCTCAACCTTACTAAAATACAATCCCTGCCCGTTATTGAAACACCCTGGATCTATTCCTTTTTTGTAGACGTGACCTTTAAGGATTACAGGCATTTTGAAAAAGCCAAAAAATTATTAGGCATCATGGCCAAAAAATTTGAAGTATTGGGCGAGTATAAAAACATGAAAAAATGA
- a CDS encoding pyridoxal phosphate-dependent aminotransferase produces MIKPANRLQQTTEYYFSRKLKEVRALAAAGKPIINMGIGSPDLAPPDQVIKALTDAMKDGHAHQYQNYKGLPQLREAMADFYKKSYSVVLDPETEILPLMGSKEGIMHISMAFLNAGDAVLIPNPGYPTYTSVTNLLEATPLYYELDAENNWLPDYKKLEERDLSGVKLMWVNYPHMPTGATATAADFEELIAFAKARNILVVNDNPYSFILNDKPLSILDAPGAKEVALELNSLSKSFNMAGWRVGMVLGAEVYINDIVKVKSNMDSGMFYGIQQGAAAVLKEGEEWFGKLNKIYEKRRQRVWELAEKLNCTFDKNAVGLFVWAKLPQGSMDAEAFIDEILIEKSIFITPGTIFGDQGAGYIRFSLCVTEEKVEEAISRF; encoded by the coding sequence ATGATCAAGCCAGCAAACCGCTTACAACAGACTACCGAATATTATTTCTCACGCAAACTAAAAGAGGTACGTGCGCTCGCCGCTGCCGGAAAGCCTATCATAAACATGGGTATAGGCAGTCCAGATCTTGCGCCACCAGATCAGGTAATCAAGGCCTTGACAGATGCCATGAAAGACGGGCACGCACACCAATATCAAAATTATAAGGGTTTGCCGCAATTGCGTGAGGCAATGGCAGATTTTTATAAGAAAAGTTATTCGGTAGTGCTTGATCCTGAAACCGAAATTTTACCTTTAATGGGGTCAAAAGAAGGGATTATGCATATAAGTATGGCCTTTTTAAATGCTGGTGATGCGGTTTTAATCCCTAATCCTGGGTATCCTACCTATACATCAGTTACAAATTTGCTGGAGGCGACACCCCTTTATTATGAACTGGATGCAGAAAATAACTGGTTGCCAGATTATAAAAAACTGGAAGAGCGCGACCTTAGCGGGGTAAAATTAATGTGGGTCAATTACCCGCATATGCCCACGGGCGCTACCGCTACTGCTGCAGATTTTGAGGAATTGATCGCGTTCGCGAAAGCCAGAAATATCCTTGTCGTCAATGATAACCCCTACAGTTTTATCCTTAATGACAAACCGCTTTCCATTTTAGACGCGCCCGGCGCTAAAGAGGTCGCCCTTGAGCTTAATAGTCTCAGCAAATCGTTCAATATGGCCGGCTGGCGCGTGGGTATGGTGTTAGGCGCAGAGGTGTACATAAACGATATTGTGAAAGTCAAAAGCAATATGGATAGCGGTATGTTCTATGGAATTCAGCAAGGAGCCGCAGCTGTTTTAAAAGAAGGCGAGGAATGGTTCGGTAAACTGAACAAGATTTATGAAAAACGCCGACAGCGGGTCTGGGAACTGGCAGAAAAACTCAACTGTACCTTTGATAAAAATGCCGTAGGTCTTTTTGTCTGGGCAAAATTGCCCCAAGGAAGTATGGACGCCGAAGCATTTATAGACGAAATATTGATCGAAAAGAGCATTTTTATCACTCCGGGGACGATTTTTGGCGATCAGGGAGCAGGATATATCCGTTTTTCCCTTTGCGTAACCGAAGAAAAAGTTGAAGAAGCGATAAGCAGATTTTAG
- a CDS encoding prephenate dehydrogenase — MEDFKNIFIIGVGLIGGSLARDFKRLLPEAQLYGIDSSNDHLEEAVGLGVVAHSAGLEDLHKADLVILAVPVDQANLFLPPVLDAVGDEALVIDVGSTKSSICDAVAEHPKRRNFLAAHPISGTEFSGPTAAIEYLFSGKTMIICEVEKTAFKLQEKALALFSALNMRLRYMDPQSHDKHIAYVSHLSHISSFMLGKTVMEKEKNEKDIFDMAGSGFASTVRLAKSNPATWTPIFKENKVHVLETLSEYIQNLKTFKDLLESDDYESIYTEIKNTNHIKSILKGIS, encoded by the coding sequence GTGGAAGATTTCAAGAATATATTTATCATAGGCGTAGGGCTTATAGGTGGTTCGCTTGCGAGGGATTTTAAACGTTTATTGCCAGAAGCCCAGCTTTACGGTATAGATTCAAGCAATGACCATCTGGAAGAAGCTGTTGGGCTCGGGGTAGTAGCGCATTCCGCAGGACTTGAAGATCTGCACAAAGCTGATCTTGTGATCCTCGCGGTGCCCGTGGACCAGGCCAATCTCTTTTTGCCACCGGTACTTGATGCCGTAGGTGATGAAGCGCTGGTCATAGACGTAGGTTCCACAAAAAGCAGTATTTGTGATGCGGTGGCAGAGCATCCTAAGCGCCGTAACTTCCTGGCCGCGCATCCTATTTCTGGTACAGAATTCTCTGGTCCCACCGCTGCCATAGAATATTTGTTCAGTGGTAAAACGATGATTATCTGTGAGGTTGAAAAAACAGCTTTCAAATTGCAGGAAAAAGCGCTTGCGCTCTTTAGCGCCTTGAACATGCGCCTTCGCTATATGGATCCGCAGTCGCACGATAAGCATATTGCCTATGTGTCGCACCTTTCTCATATTTCCAGCTTTATGCTGGGAAAAACCGTTATGGAAAAGGAAAAGAACGAAAAAGATATCTTTGATATGGCCGGTAGTGGTTTTGCTTCTACAGTGCGTCTCGCTAAAAGTAATCCCGCTACGTGGACGCCCATTTTCAAGGAGAACAAAGTGCATGTGCTCGAGACACTTTCAGAATATATACAGAACCTTAAAACGTTCAAAGACCTTCTGGAATCAGACGATTATGAGAGCATTTATACCGAAATTAAAAATACAAATCACATAAAATCAATACTTAAAGGAATCTCTTAA
- a CDS encoding bifunctional 3-deoxy-7-phosphoheptulonate synthase/chorismate mutase type II, which yields MENKKELRNWLDAFNLDHPLVIAGPCSAETEEQVLKIAHQLKDTDATVLRAGIWKPRTRPGMFEGVGALGLKWLQKAKEETGMLITTEVANANHVELALKHDVDILWIGARTTVSPFIVQEIADALKGTDKPVLVKNPVNPDLALWLGAVERFYTQDIKNLGVIHRGFSTYEKTKYRNNPEWQLPIDLQNEFPDLPLILDPSHIAGRRDIIFDLCQTGLDLNYDGIMFETHYDPDNAWSDAKQQITPERLIEIMVDLKIRKEVGTEMEFNNKLSTMRTQIDVIDHQLIETMGKRMKIADSIGELKTQNNVAILQTKRWNEILGAMILEGEQHGLSEEFILKVFKAIHQESINHQKKIVRMEEA from the coding sequence ATGGAAAACAAGAAAGAACTTAGAAATTGGCTAGACGCCTTCAATTTGGACCATCCTTTAGTGATTGCAGGTCCTTGTAGTGCAGAAACCGAAGAGCAAGTGCTCAAGATAGCACACCAACTTAAAGATACTGATGCCACCGTATTGCGTGCCGGTATCTGGAAACCACGTACCCGCCCGGGAATGTTTGAGGGTGTGGGTGCGCTGGGACTTAAGTGGCTTCAAAAGGCCAAGGAGGAAACGGGTATGCTCATTACCACAGAGGTAGCAAATGCAAACCATGTAGAGCTTGCTCTCAAGCATGATGTTGATATTTTATGGATAGGCGCACGTACCACTGTTTCCCCATTCATCGTTCAGGAAATCGCTGATGCGCTCAAAGGAACTGACAAACCGGTACTTGTCAAAAACCCGGTAAATCCAGATTTGGCGTTATGGTTGGGCGCTGTAGAGCGTTTCTACACACAGGATATTAAAAACCTTGGCGTTATTCACCGCGGTTTTTCCACGTATGAAAAAACGAAGTACCGTAACAATCCAGAGTGGCAATTACCTATTGATCTACAAAACGAATTCCCAGATTTGCCACTTATTTTAGATCCTTCGCACATTGCCGGGCGTCGCGATATTATATTTGATTTGTGCCAGACTGGTCTTGACCTCAACTATGATGGGATTATGTTTGAAACCCATTACGATCCAGACAATGCCTGGAGTGATGCGAAGCAGCAAATCACGCCAGAGCGTCTTATCGAGATCATGGTAGATCTTAAAATACGTAAGGAAGTAGGTACCGAAATGGAATTCAACAATAAGTTGAGCACCATGCGGACGCAGATTGACGTGATAGACCACCAACTTATAGAAACGATGGGCAAGCGTATGAAAATCGCTGATTCCATTGGGGAATTGAAAACACAAAATAATGTTGCCATTCTACAAACTAAACGTTGGAATGAAATTCTGGGCGCAATGATCCTGGAAGGTGAGCAGCACGGGCTAAGTGAAGAATTTATCCTTAAAGTGTTCAAAGCCATTCACCAGGAATCTATCAATCACCAGAAAAAGATTGTTAGAATGGAAGAGGCGTAG
- the rsgA gene encoding ribosome small subunit-dependent GTPase A, translating into MKGTVYKSTGSWYTVKAENGKFYDCRIKGKFRLKGIKSTNPVAVGDHVEYELEETSDTVTGVIKTIQERENHIIRKSVNLSKQTHIIAANVDLVFLVITLNNPPTFTSFIDRFLVTCEAYHIKAVLLFNKIDTYTLEEKGEIKYLAEMYRRIGYTCLGTSAITGTNVDEVKTLMTGKTSMFAGHSGVGKSTLVNAIEPTLDLKTKAISEQHAQGQHTTTFAEMYDLDFDARIIDTPGIKGFGVVDIEKEELGSYFPEFFALKEHCKFNNCLHLEEPHCAVKNALENDELDWSRYRSYVQILEGDDEGFRRDIYDSP; encoded by the coding sequence TTGAAGGGAACAGTCTATAAATCAACAGGAAGCTGGTACACGGTAAAAGCGGAAAACGGCAAGTTTTATGATTGCCGTATTAAAGGAAAATTCCGTCTAAAGGGCATAAAAAGCACGAATCCGGTTGCAGTGGGCGACCACGTAGAATATGAGTTGGAAGAAACCAGTGACACGGTCACCGGAGTCATAAAAACCATTCAGGAGCGAGAAAATCATATTATCCGTAAATCAGTAAACCTTTCTAAACAAACCCATATCATCGCGGCAAATGTTGACCTTGTTTTTTTGGTAATTACGCTCAACAATCCGCCTACATTTACTTCTTTTATAGACCGTTTTCTGGTAACCTGCGAGGCGTATCATATAAAAGCGGTATTGTTGTTCAATAAGATTGATACCTATACCCTTGAGGAAAAAGGGGAAATTAAATATCTGGCGGAAATGTACCGCAGGATTGGTTATACCTGTCTGGGAACTTCGGCCATAACCGGCACCAATGTGGATGAGGTTAAGACGCTGATGACTGGCAAAACCAGCATGTTTGCGGGACATAGCGGCGTAGGGAAGTCAACACTGGTCAATGCGATTGAACCTACGCTAGATCTCAAAACAAAGGCCATTAGTGAGCAGCATGCACAAGGCCAGCATACCACGACCTTTGCAGAAATGTATGATCTTGATTTTGATGCACGAATTATAGATACGCCGGGTATAAAGGGTTTTGGCGTGGTGGATATTGAAAAAGAAGAGCTGGGAAGTTATTTTCCGGAGTTTTTTGCATTGAAAGAACATTGTAAATTCAACAATTGCCTACATCTGGAAGAACCGCATTGTGCGGTAAAAAATGCACTGGAAAATGACGAACTCGATTGGTCACGTTACCGCAGTTATGTGCAGATTTTAGAAGGCGATGATGAAGGGTTTCGCCGGGATATTTATGATTCCCCCTAA
- the dtd gene encoding D-aminoacyl-tRNA deacylase, with product MRTIIQRVSKASVSIDGKVHAGIKSGFLVLLGIGHDDTEEDMDWLVRKICGLRIFSDADGLMNESILDQDGEILVISQFTLFASTKKGNRPSFLNSAKPEHAIPLYEMFINKLSDMLKKPVKTGIFGADMQVSLVNDGPVTISIDSKNRE from the coding sequence ATGCGTACAATCATTCAACGCGTTAGCAAAGCTTCAGTAAGTATTGACGGAAAAGTGCATGCCGGTATCAAAAGCGGTTTTCTTGTTTTATTGGGCATAGGTCACGATGATACGGAGGAAGATATGGATTGGCTCGTTCGGAAAATCTGTGGTTTGCGGATATTTAGTGATGCTGATGGTTTAATGAACGAATCTATTCTTGATCAGGATGGAGAAATTTTAGTGATTAGTCAGTTTACCCTTTTTGCAAGTACAAAAAAAGGAAACCGACCTTCTTTTCTAAATTCTGCAAAACCCGAACACGCCATCCCGCTTTATGAAATGTTCATTAATAAACTCTCAGATATGCTTAAAAAACCGGTAAAAACGGGCATTTTTGGGGCAGATATGCAGGTTTCTTTAGTTAATGATGGTCCCGTAACGATTTCCATAGATTCAAAAAATAGAGAGTAA
- a CDS encoding DUF3857 domain-containing transglutaminase family protein, whose product MKYLIRFFLLLSAFHSYSQNVEFSPVTVDPSLLENADSVVREERITYDITDPKILIEKVYKVVSVYNKSGNGDVGAYVFYDDDRKIKDIRATIYDMMGNEKEVFKERDFKDVSAVSGGTLYADDRVLVFEYTPTAYPYTVVFEYETKSRTTAFIPRWIPVANYGSSTAHATLEILYPEEESIHIKQERLKEFDVSHKHEPGKDVWEAQNIKAVKKEYLSPSFDKILPVVKCALHSFYLKGVQGNASSWENFGAWMNDNLIRGTEALPVETVRMVQNMVKDLPTDTDKAKAIYQFVQDKVRYISVQVGIGGWKPMLAADVDHLGYGDCKALSNYTKSLLNAVGVPSYYTVLYGDTEKRSIDKDFIAMQGNHVILALPLDDQYTWLECTSQTVPFGYLGDFTDDRDVLVITEEGGQLKHTKKYDKEDNIARIAATFNLDLQGGFEGKLLKTSEGIFYGDQLGLQRYDDKAFKKYYLNEWGRVNRLEIVAVDLENDRDAVLFTEDLKLKAQAYLTAINTDFLFKPNVFGMDPKDIPARYDNRKTPFDIDRGQQNKIQLSFNLPEGCSIDALPQPIIINAPFGSYEAHFSAEGSYLNYTRTLSLDEGHYSAAAYDAYRDFYKEVVRADAQKVLIKTKS is encoded by the coding sequence ATGAAATATTTAATACGTTTTTTTCTTCTTTTAAGTGCGTTTCATTCCTATTCTCAGAATGTTGAATTCTCCCCGGTAACCGTAGATCCCTCTTTACTTGAAAATGCCGATAGCGTGGTTCGCGAAGAGCGTATCACCTATGATATCACAGATCCCAAAATTCTTATAGAAAAGGTCTATAAAGTTGTTTCGGTTTATAACAAATCAGGCAATGGGGATGTGGGCGCGTATGTTTTTTACGATGACGATCGTAAAATAAAAGACATCAGGGCAACCATTTATGATATGATGGGCAATGAGAAGGAGGTCTTTAAAGAAAGGGATTTTAAAGACGTGAGCGCTGTTTCTGGCGGTACACTCTACGCAGATGACCGCGTGCTCGTTTTTGAGTATACACCCACGGCCTATCCATATACCGTAGTTTTTGAATACGAGACAAAATCCAGAACGACCGCGTTTATACCTCGGTGGATCCCGGTGGCAAACTATGGCAGTAGCACCGCCCACGCCACCCTGGAGATTTTATATCCTGAAGAGGAGTCTATACATATCAAACAAGAACGGCTGAAAGAATTTGATGTTTCACATAAGCATGAGCCGGGAAAAGATGTCTGGGAAGCCCAGAACATCAAGGCAGTAAAAAAAGAATACCTATCTCCATCATTTGATAAAATTTTACCCGTGGTAAAATGCGCGTTACATTCATTTTATCTCAAGGGTGTACAGGGCAATGCATCCAGTTGGGAAAACTTTGGCGCCTGGATGAATGACAATCTAATAAGGGGAACAGAAGCATTGCCGGTTGAAACGGTACGCATGGTTCAAAATATGGTCAAAGACCTCCCTACGGATACTGATAAGGCAAAAGCCATTTATCAGTTTGTACAGGATAAAGTTCGCTATATAAGTGTACAGGTAGGTATAGGTGGGTGGAAACCCATGCTCGCAGCAGATGTGGATCATCTGGGATATGGCGACTGTAAAGCACTCAGCAATTATACTAAAAGCCTGCTCAATGCAGTGGGCGTGCCATCCTATTATACAGTGCTTTACGGTGATACCGAAAAAAGATCCATAGATAAGGATTTTATCGCCATGCAGGGCAACCACGTGATCCTGGCGTTGCCCCTTGATGATCAATATACCTGGTTAGAATGCACGAGCCAGACGGTTCCCTTTGGGTATTTAGGTGATTTCACAGATGACCGGGACGTGCTGGTCATCACAGAAGAAGGGGGGCAGTTGAAGCACACAAAAAAATATGATAAAGAGGATAATATAGCGCGTATTGCGGCAACCTTCAACCTTGATCTTCAGGGTGGTTTTGAAGGAAAGCTTCTAAAAACATCAGAAGGGATTTTCTATGGTGATCAACTTGGACTCCAGCGGTATGATGATAAAGCCTTTAAAAAGTATTACCTAAACGAATGGGGCAGGGTCAACAGGTTGGAGATCGTTGCAGTCGATCTGGAAAATGACCGTGACGCTGTATTGTTTACCGAAGATTTAAAGCTAAAAGCTCAGGCGTATTTAACAGCTATTAATACAGATTTTCTTTTTAAACCCAATGTTTTTGGGATGGATCCCAAAGATATCCCTGCCCGGTACGATAACAGGAAAACACCTTTTGATATAGACCGTGGTCAACAGAACAAAATACAGCTTTCATTCAATTTACCAGAAGGGTGTAGCATAGATGCCTTGCCGCAGCCTATTATTATAAACGCCCCATTTGGGAGTTATGAGGCTCATTTTTCCGCAGAAGGATCCTATTTAAACTACACGCGCACGCTAAGCCTTGATGAAGGGCATTATTCCGCAGCAGCCTATGACGCTTATAGGGATTTTTACAAGGAAGTGGTGCGCGCAGATGCTCAGAAAGTATTAATCAAAACCAAATCATAA
- a CDS encoding transglutaminase domain-containing protein — translation MRKFLFLITLLSVLQGMAQDFKYGRVSKEELEEKVHPKFPDANAAILFRDNYSHFNYNDQDGFILVTEVQERIKIYNTDGFKNATKRIKLYKGSKDEENVSGLYGVTYTLENGKVKETKLDKDGIFKEEQDKYSNVLKFTMPNLSAGAVIEYKYTVHSPYLGNLDEVRFQERIPLNKAEARYYFPEYFGFKMHSRGSHSVDIDKSSSTRKINLGSTFKRSSNGGFTGTTSKVQNRSLDFMEEIYMLGAKDVPPMKEESFSGNLDNYLTAVKFELSYIHYPNQPFEYVSSTWEDVAKTIYDSPSFGGELSRSGYFDDALAPLLKTAKTAEAKINLIYEFVKQHMTWNSYIGIYTEEGLKQAYKKQSGNVADINLMLVAMLRHAGLEANPVLISSKSNGIPLFPTRNGFNYVVASVDSGDSRLLLDATSKQGEIDMLEQHLINWNGRLIREDGTSEWTSLLTTKPSTENIIVNIDLKEDLTVTAHAKNRFIGYSAMDYRNAFRGLSQEETRTKLEAMNNGIELSDIELVNLNALYEPVSLSYSFEPLTSLEQVGNKIIISPLFHLAMTENPFKGAERKYPIDFKYPRKERYIISIVIPEGYQVESLPESTVVNLFDGMGKFSYYLKENLGMIQLICEQAMNTAMMSPDMYTELKNYYTMIVEKEQEKIILSKI, via the coding sequence ATGCGTAAATTTTTATTTTTAATTACCCTGCTTTCAGTGCTGCAGGGCATGGCCCAGGATTTTAAATATGGAAGGGTTTCCAAAGAAGAGCTTGAGGAAAAGGTTCATCCCAAATTTCCAGATGCCAATGCCGCGATACTCTTTAGGGATAATTATTCCCATTTCAACTATAACGATCAAGATGGTTTTATCCTGGTAACCGAAGTGCAGGAGCGTATAAAAATCTACAACACAGACGGGTTTAAAAATGCTACAAAGAGAATAAAGCTATATAAAGGTTCTAAGGACGAAGAGAATGTAAGCGGTTTATATGGGGTAACCTACACTTTAGAGAATGGCAAAGTAAAAGAAACCAAACTGGATAAAGACGGGATTTTTAAAGAAGAGCAAGACAAGTATTCAAATGTTCTGAAATTTACCATGCCTAACCTGAGCGCCGGGGCAGTGATTGAATATAAGTACACCGTACATTCCCCTTATTTAGGAAATTTAGATGAAGTTCGTTTTCAGGAACGTATTCCCTTAAATAAAGCCGAAGCGCGCTACTATTTCCCGGAATATTTCGGGTTTAAGATGCATTCCCGCGGAAGTCATTCCGTAGATATAGATAAAAGTTCAAGTACAAGAAAGATAAATCTGGGCTCTACTTTTAAACGAAGTTCAAATGGTGGATTTACCGGTACCACGTCGAAAGTGCAAAATAGGTCACTGGATTTTATGGAAGAAATTTACATGCTTGGCGCAAAGGATGTTCCACCCATGAAAGAAGAAAGTTTTTCTGGCAATCTCGATAATTATTTGACTGCTGTAAAATTTGAACTTTCTTATATACATTATCCCAACCAGCCCTTTGAATATGTATCATCTACATGGGAGGACGTAGCTAAGACAATTTATGACTCTCCATCCTTTGGCGGTGAATTGTCCCGATCTGGTTATTTTGATGATGCCCTTGCCCCCCTTTTAAAAACAGCTAAAACTGCAGAAGCTAAAATCAATTTGATCTATGAGTTCGTAAAGCAGCACATGACCTGGAATTCCTATATAGGGATCTATACGGAAGAAGGCTTGAAACAAGCTTATAAAAAACAATCTGGTAACGTTGCAGATATTAATTTGATGCTGGTGGCCATGCTGCGCCATGCAGGCCTTGAGGCAAATCCTGTACTTATCAGCTCAAAATCAAATGGCATTCCCTTATTTCCCACGCGCAATGGGTTTAATTATGTCGTGGCGTCAGTAGATAGCGGGGACTCCCGTTTATTGCTGGATGCTACCAGTAAGCAGGGTGAGATAGACATGCTTGAGCAACATTTGATCAATTGGAATGGCAGGCTTATAAGAGAGGATGGTACTTCTGAATGGACCAGTTTGCTTACGACCAAACCGTCTACAGAAAATATCATAGTTAATATAGATCTAAAAGAAGATTTAACGGTTACAGCCCATGCTAAAAACAGATTTATAGGATACAGTGCAATGGATTACCGAAATGCCTTTAGGGGATTATCGCAGGAAGAAACCCGTACCAAACTGGAAGCCATGAACAATGGTATTGAACTTTCAGATATTGAACTGGTGAATTTAAATGCTTTGTATGAGCCTGTCTCACTTTCCTATTCTTTTGAGCCGCTGACGTCTCTTGAGCAGGTGGGGAATAAAATTATCATATCCCCGCTTTTCCATCTAGCCATGACTGAGAACCCCTTTAAGGGTGCAGAACGTAAATATCCTATAGATTTTAAGTATCCCAGAAAAGAACGCTATATCATCTCAATTGTAATACCAGAAGGGTACCAGGTTGAAAGTTTGCCAGAAAGCACTGTGGTAAACCTTTTTGATGGTATGGGTAAATTCAGTTATTATCTCAAGGAGAACCTTGGTATGATACAACTAATTTGCGAACAGGCTATGAACACAGCTATGATGAGCCCTGATATGTACACAGAACTTAAGAACTATTACACTATGATCGTTGAAAAAGAGCAGGAGAAAATCATTCTTTCCAAAATCTAA